From the genome of Caretta caretta isolate rCarCar2 chromosome 28, rCarCar1.hap1, whole genome shotgun sequence:
CGTCGCACGAGCGATCACACACCACCGGGGGGGCGGCGTCACACGAGCGATCACACACCACCGGGGGGGGCGGCGTCGCACGAGCGATCACACACACCAGGGGGTGGCGTCGCACGAGCGATCACacaccagcagggggcggcatCGCACGAGCGATCACACACCAGCAGGGGGCGGCGTCGCACGAGCGATCACGCACCACCAGGGGGCGGCGTCGCACTAGCGATCACACACCAGCAGGGGGCGGCGTCGCATGAGCGATCACACACCACCAGGGGGCGGCGTCGCACTAACGATCACACACCAGCAGGGGTCGGCGTCGCACGAGCGATCACACACCACCAGAGGGCGGCGTCGCACTAGCGATCAGACACCAGCAGGGGGCGGCGTCGCACGAGCGATCACACACCACTGGGGGCCGCGTTGCACGAGCGATCACACACCGCCGGGGGGCGGCGTCGCACGAGCGATCACACACCACCAGGGGGCGGCATCGCACGAGCAATTACACACCACCAGGGGGCGGCGTTGCACGAGCGATCACACACCACCAGGGCGCGGTGTCGCACGAGCGATCACACACCACCAGGGGGCGGCGTCGCACGAGCGATCACACACCACCGGGGGGGCGGCGTTGCACGAGCGATCACACACACCAGGGGGTGGCATCGCACGAGCGATCACACACCACCGGGGGGGCGGCGTTGCACGAGCGATCACACACACCGGGGGGCGGCGTCGCACGAGCGATCACGCATCACCAGGGGGCGTCGTCGCACGAGCGATCACGCATCACCAGGGGGCGGCGTCGCACGAGCGATTACACACCATCGGGGGGCGGCGTCGCATGAGCGATCACACACCACCGGGGGGCGGCGTTGCACGAGTGATTACACACACCGGGGGGGCGGCGTTGCACGAGTGATCACACACCACCAGGGGGCATTGTCGCACTAGTGATCACACACCACCAGGGGGCGGCGTTGCACGAGCGATCACACCTACCCTCCTTGTTCGTCTGCCGGGGGGGCAGCTCCGCCACGTAGCAGTCGTACTGGGGTTGTGCCCCGAACCCGTCCTCTCTCAGCACTGGGCAGGGGAAGCAGAGACACGTGTCAgggcccagcgcccccccccccccgccagggtgTGAGAAAGGGGCACGCCGGAGTGGGGCACCGGTGGGGGGCACTGCCGAATGGGAGGGAGCCAGAGCTGTGGAGCAAGGGGTGTGCAGAGCCAGAGACACCCCCCGAGCACCCCTCACTGCTAGGACTACcctccccgggccccctccccctctgccccccatccctccctctctgctaggacccctccccctctgcccggGCTTCCTCCCCCTCCGCcagagccccccaaccccctgagggCTCTTACCTTCCAGGGTGACTTTCACTTCGGTAGGGGGCACCCTGTAATGGACGGCAATCTCCTGCAACAGACAGCCCCCCCTCTGAGTGCCCCAGAGCCACCGCTGtcccctgggccccagccccctgcccccaagggccagccccctgccacccccatccTGAGCCTCTCTCTGCTACAGCAGGAtcgtaggggggtggggggcgacctctggacgcctgggttctctccccagctgtggggaggcagcgggggctggtgggttaaagcagggggggaggctgggagccaggactcctgggttctctccctgggtttgggaggggagtgggggctggtggattagagcggggggagggggcggggggctgggaaccaggacccCTCCCTTCCCTGACCTTGATGAACTGCAGGATGACCTTGCAGTCCTTCACCGTGCACGGTCGGATGATGCAGTTCATGGTTCCGGGTCCCTCCTCTGCCTTTTTCCCTCCTGGCCCTTGGACTCCCTCTGCCCCTTTAAGAGcagctgccggggggggggaggtgggggtggggctacaCAGTCAGAGGGAGGAGTTTTGTCCAACCTTTGAGTCTCAAATGGCTGCGAACCAGTTCCCTCCAGCGCCAGGAGGGGGTGCCAGGCAGGAAGGAGCCATCCCACCATTTACACCAAACAGAGGGGATCCCACCTCTCACACCAAACAGAGGGGATCCCACTGCTGACACCAAACAGAGGGGATCCCACCGCTGACACCAAACAGAGGGGATCCCACCACTTACACCAAACAGAGGGGATCCCACCTCTCACACCAAACAGAGGGGATCCCACCTCTGACACCAAACAGAGGGGATCCCACCACTTACACCAAACAGAGGGGATCCCACCGCTGACACCAAACAGAGGGGATCCCACCTCTCACACCAAACAGAGGGGATCCCACCGCTGACACCAAACAGAGGGGATCCCACCTCTGACACCAAGCAACTTCTGATTGCAAAGGAGCTTGGGACCAGAGGGGTGGTGACTCCATCTCCCCGCGTAGGGAGCAATAGGGgacctggggagtggggggtgggactGCAGCCACAGCTGGGTTTCGGGTGGAGGAAATAGGGCCAGGTTTGAGGGTggctctggggagtggggagtGAGGATAGTGAGCGTGTGtgaacagatggggaactaaaatGGAGTGGGGGCTTCTGGGTTATGGGCTGagatctgggaggggagtagggtgggattcaggactcctgggttctctgcccacctgtgggaggggagggggtgtttaGTAGGTCGGTGGGGGGGCTGGAATTCAAGACACACAATCTGAAAGCTGGggacagagcccaggagtcctggctcccagccccctcctgctctaacccaccagccccccatcccagagccagggagagaacccaggagtcccggcgtCCCTTGGCCATGAGCCGGAGAGACCCCGAATGGGGGCCAAGGGTGAGTCTCAGGGAATCCAGAGCTGTTGAGAATCACAGGACATGTCAGGCCCGTACCCTGACCCCTCTGCCCCATGGGCAAGGGACCCACGGTGGCTAGGGCAGCCGCTGACGATtcctaccccctgccccaccccctactgAGCGACACAGCCCCCCAGAGGCAGCGGCCTCTAGAGCGGACTCGccctgtgccccattccctgccccccccgagccagccagtccctgccctggggccagaggggagccggcgccccccagagcagacaggcccctgccccgtcccccgcccccctgagccagccagtccccccccACGCGGGTCTTTTTCATTTAAGAGTCAGCAGATTCTGATGTAAAACTTGAGCTGATGATTAACATGAAAGGACCAAATCTCGGGGCAAACGTGCGAGGAacgcagggggaggggggcatgggaGATGATCCCCTAATTTAGGTCTCCCTGCCAGACCCAACTAcctgcccctgctctaaccactagcccccactcccctcccggagctggggatagaacccaggagtcctggctcccagccccctcctgctcgaacccaccagcccccccctccccgagccacggagagaacccaggagtcctggctcccagcaccccgtgctctaaccactagcccccgctcccctcccggagctggggttagaacccaggagtcctggctcccagcaccctcctgctcgaacccaccagccccccctccccgagccacagagagaacccaggagtcctggctcccagcagtgcCCCCCGACaactctaacccactagacacCGGATTAAATGAAGCCAAAGGATCCGGTTTCACTGTAAACCAAACTGGGATTTATTCAGCCCCAGAAAACAGCCATCAGCACCTCACAGCGCCCTCTGGAGATCACAGGCAGAACTGACGCCATCAATCTCCCCAGGGGCGCAGATCCGGAGTCACTCCCAATCGCGTTCACACGCCCGCTGGCGATCAGCGGAGTGACTCCGGATTCACAGTGGAAGCAGTGGGGCTCACGGGAAGGGGTGCGCGGGGGGCAGGTTGTAGCTGGCGTCGAGGAAGATGGTGAGGGTCCCGACGCTGGTGAAGGTGATGAACGTCCAGAGGAAGAGGCGGTCGACGACCATGGCCACATACTGCCAGTCCTCCTTGagctggggggagatggggggcagggggagtgaggTGGGGGGCTGCTCCTTGCTGCCCCCTGTCTGCTGAGTAGGTGCGGCTCGTGACCCCTAACCTCGCCCCACTGACCCTCCTTAAACCATCCCACCACCCCCTAAGTCTGTGCCATTGgctgcccccaaccctgccccattgtggcccccaaccccgccccacCAACCCCCATAAACCTCCCCGACCCCCCAAGACTGCCCCACTGGCCCACATaaacctccccaccaccccctaaGTCTGTGCCATTGgctgcccccaaccctgccccattgtggcccccaaccccgccccacCAACCCCCATAAACCTCCCCCGACCCCCAAGACTGCCCCACTGGCCCACATaaacctccccaccaccccctaaGTCTGTGCCATTGgctgcccccaaccctgccccattgtggcccccaaccctgctccactgGCCCACATAAACCTCCCCACTACTCCCTAAGTCTGCCCCATTGgctgcccccaaccctgccccattgtggcccccaaccccaccccaccaaaccCCATaaacctcccccaaccccccaggaCTGCCCCATTGGCCCCCTCTTAACCTGGCCCCATtgtgccccccaaccctgccccactAACCCCCATAAACCTCCCCGAACCCCCCAAGACTGCCCCATTGGCCCCCCCTTAATCCTAATCCATAGGGGCCCCCAACCCTAGCCCTCAGATCCCCTAAACCTGACCCATTGACCCCCCCCAAAACTTGACCCACTGGCCTCTACCCCTGCCCCACCAGTCCCCTAATCCTGCCTCACGACCCCCTCAATTTGACCCTTTGGCCCCTAAACTTGCCCCACAGATCTCCCCACACCTACCCCATTGGCCCAAGCCTGCCCCACTGGACCCCTAACTCTGCCTCACCAACCCCCACAAATCTTCCCCACCACCCCAAGACTGCCCCATTGGCCCCCCCTTAACCCTGACTCATAagggcccccaaccctgccccactGATCCCCTAAACCTGACCCATGGACTCCCTTAAACTTGACTTGCTGGCTGCTAACTCTGCCCCaccaacccccaaccctgccccacaACCCCTAAACTTGCCCCACCGACCCTCCCAAAcctgccccactgagcccccccccaaaaCCTGCCCCATTGTGCTCCTCATTCCACCCTCCAGGGGTATGAGCAAAGCCCCCCACCGCGCTCAGCGCTGGACAGAGAGACAAGCTCCGATCCCGGGGAGTGGGGGGcgttggctggggctggagtcagAGTCCACGGATGATGGGCAGCCGGCCGGCCCCCACTCACCGTGTCGTAGTCCTCCTGGTCCTGCAGCTGCCGGGCGATGTAGGTGACGGCGTCCATGGCGGACTTGAGGTCGGGCGGCAGGACGAGGCATTCGCTCGGCCCATCCATGAACCGCCTCAGGTCCTGCGAGAAGGGGTCCTGGTAGAACCTGAAGGGTTAACCGGAAAGAGCTGGGAAGACCTCCACGGGGGCCCAAGAGAtgcggccacttctggggtggggcggccgatgacccggggacccctcgccctgcgccgagatgcggccacctctggggcagggcggctggttgtgacccagggaccccttgcccggcgccgagatgcggccacctctggggcagggcggccGGTGACATGgagacccctcgcccggcgccgagatgcgcccacctctggggtggggtgtaacATAAGCTGCACCCTATGGAGTCAAGCACCTCACTCTGTGCAGaacagcgccccccgctgagcctcccctgccccacaccgccccccccctGACCTGCTGGGTTTGGGGAAGAGGAAGTCGCAGTTGGGTTTGCGGATGAAATACTCGTCTGTGCCCCGGTTGCTCTTCACCTCCAGTTCCCGTCGGGGGGCCGGGGGAGGTTTCAGGACGGGCTCTGGTTTCGGCCTCTGCAGCCCCAGGTACCGGGGGAGCCGGTGAATGAAAATCTGCCCGGGAGAGAGAATGCAGAGCCCCCCATGagcccccgccctggggccggaggggagccgggggcgaggaggggaagggggtgcaaGGGGAGCGTTACCTGCTTGACCCAGAAGGGCATGTCGTGGGTGTTGGGCGAGCGGTGGTGCAGGTTGAGGACCACCACGCTGAGGATGACGGAGAAGGTCACCAGGATCATGGTGAACATGAGGTACTTGACGATGATGGGCACGGCCAGCGAGGTCTCTGGCACCTTgtccgccagcagcagcaggaagacgGTGAGGGTGAGCAGGGCGAAGATGGACAGAGTGATCTTTTCCCCTGGGTAGAGACCGCGGAGGGAGCATCAGCCAGGCCCGGGGAGGACTGGGAGACCTGTGCCCACCTAGCCTGGCCTCTGGGCTCTCCCCAGTGACAGAGGGCCCATCTCACATGGCCTCTGGTCTCTCTCCTGGCACAGGGGATTCTGGTGCTCATCTGACGTGGCCTCTGGTCTCTCCCCAGCAACAGGGGGTTGTGGGGCCCATCTAGCATGGCCTCTGGTCTCTCCCCACTGACAGGTGGTTGCGGGGCCCATCTATCATGTTGTCTGGGCTCTCCCCAGTGACAGGGGATTCTGGTGCCCATCTAACATGGCCTCTGGTCTCTCCCCAATGACAGGGGATTGTGAGGCCCATCTAGCATGGCCTCTGGTCTCTCTCCTGGCACAGGAGATTCTGGTGCCCATCTAACATGGCCACTGGTCTCTCCCCAGTGACAGGGGATTGTGGGGCCCATCTAGCATGGCCTCTGGTCTCTCTCCTGGCACAGGAGATTCTGGTGCCCATCTAACATGGCCACTGGTCTCTCCCCAGTGACAGGGGATTGTGGGGCCCATCTAGCATGGCCTCTGGTCTCTCTCCTGGCACAGGAGATTCTGGTGCCCATCTAACATGGCCACTGGTCTCTCCCCAGTGACAGGGGATTGTGGGGCCCATCTAGCATGGCCTCTGGTCTCTCTCCTGGCACAGGAGATTCTGGTGCCCATCTAACATGGCCACTGGTCTCTCCCCAGCAACAGGGGGTTGTGGGACTCATCTAACCTGGCCTCTGGTCTCACCCAGGGACAGGGAATCCAGTGCCCATCTTGCATGGCCTCTGGTCTCTCCCCAGGCACAGGGGATTCTGGTGCCCATCTGACATGGCCTCTGGTCTCTCCCCACTGACAGGTGGTTGCGGGGCCCATCTAGCATGGTCTCTGGCATCTCCCCAGCAACAGGGGGTTGTGGGGCCCATCTAACCTGGCCTCTGGTCTCACCCAGGGACAGGGAATCCAGTGCCCATCTTGCATGGCCTCTGGTCTGCCAAGGCGCCCATCTAGGATGGACTCAGGCCTGCTGAGGGAGACCAGAGTCCCGGCACCAGATTCCTCAGCCCTCCGGAAAGGGGGCGGTtcctgggaggagagggaagccTGGCACCGGATTCCTGTCCCCCCCCGCCATTGCACCAGGGGCAGCCCGTGCCCGTCTGCCCGGCACCCACCGGCGTCGGGGGGCAGGTAGAAGACGAAGATGGCCAGGATGGTGATGAGGATGCAGGGGATGATGACGTTGATGATGTAGAAGAGCGGCTTGCGGCGGATGATGAGGTAGAAGGTCAGGTCCTCGTGTTGTGGATCCCCGGGCAGTGTGTTGTGCCGTGCTGGCTTGTGCCGGATCTCCCACTGCCCGTTGT
Proteins encoded in this window:
- the CHRNB1 gene encoding acetylcholine receptor subunit beta isoform X2 encodes the protein MGWLVGGGGPGWQPGLKERDGHTDAAMARAAPLLVTLWLLPAVAAGGLEAEERLLEKLFGSYNPNVRPARTLTDKVFVRVGMSLSQLISLNEKDEELTTKVYMDLEWTDYRLSWNLSDFDDITAIRTSSDKVWLPDISLMNNNDGNFDIALPVNVLVSHVGTVRWLPPALYRSSCSIQNCSMVFQSYAYGAAELGLLHPLDEEGREVREVVISQNAFVDNGQWEIRHKPARHNTLPGDPQHEDLTFYLIIRRKPLFYIINVIIPCILITILAIFVFYLPPDAGEKITLSIFALLTLTVFLLLLADKVPETSLAVPIIVKYLMFTMILVTFSVILSVVVLNLHHRSPNTHDMPFWVKQIFIHRLPRYLGLQRPKPEPVLKPPPAPRRELEVKSNRGTDEYFIRKPNCDFLFPKPSRFYQDPFSQDLRRFMDGPSECLVLPPDLKSAMDAVTYIARQLQDQEDYDTLKEDWQYVAMVVDRLFLWTFITFTSVGTLTIFLDASYNLPPAHPFP
- the CHRNB1 gene encoding acetylcholine receptor subunit beta isoform X1, which encodes MGWLVGGGGPGWQPGLKERDGHTDAAMARAAPLLVTLWLLPAVAAGGLEAEERLLEKLFGSYNPNVRPARTLTDKVFVRVGMSLSQLISLNEKDEELTTKVYMDLEWTDYRLSWNLSDFDDITAIRTSSDKVWLPDISLMNNNDGNFDIALPVNVLVSHVGTVRWLPPALYRSSCSIQVTYFPFDWQNCSMVFQSYAYGAAELGLLHPLDEEGREVREVVISQNAFVDNGQWEIRHKPARHNTLPGDPQHEDLTFYLIIRRKPLFYIINVIIPCILITILAIFVFYLPPDAGEKITLSIFALLTLTVFLLLLADKVPETSLAVPIIVKYLMFTMILVTFSVILSVVVLNLHHRSPNTHDMPFWVKQIFIHRLPRYLGLQRPKPEPVLKPPPAPRRELEVKSNRGTDEYFIRKPNCDFLFPKPSRFYQDPFSQDLRRFMDGPSECLVLPPDLKSAMDAVTYIARQLQDQEDYDTLKEDWQYVAMVVDRLFLWTFITFTSVGTLTIFLDASYNLPPAHPFP